The following are encoded together in the Anaerostipes caccae L1-92 genome:
- a CDS encoding L-fucose/L-arabinose isomerase family protein, which produces MENIPEVVLGIAAVSRDCFPMSLSENRRKLAAKAYREKYGEIFECETCIENELDMKKALEELKKAGCNALVVYLGNFGPETAETLLAKEFDGPVMFAAAAEETQDKLTDDRGDAYCGMLNASYNLKLRNVKAYIPEYAVGTAGEVADMIHEFVPVARAVIGVRNLKIISFGPRPQDFLACNAPIKQLYNLGVEIEENSELDLFESFKAHEGDERIPDVVKDMEKELGEGNKKPQILPKLAQYELTLLDWIDKHRGSRKYVAIAGKCWPAFQTQFGFVPCYVNSRLTAKGIPVSCEVDIYGALSEFIGTAVSGDIVTLLDINNTVPDDMYETEIKDNYEYSRRDVFMGFHCGNTASEKLSFCEMKNQLIMTRTLPEESTQGTLEGDIIPGDITFYRLQSTSDAKLRAYIAQGEVLPVRTRSFGGIGVFAIPEMGRFYRHILIEKNFPHHGAVAFGHFGKLLFEVFKYLGVEQTELDFNQPKGMLYPSENPFA; this is translated from the coding sequence GCAGGGATTGTTTCCCTATGTCACTGTCCGAGAACAGGAGAAAACTTGCTGCAAAAGCCTATCGGGAGAAATACGGGGAAATCTTTGAATGTGAGACTTGTATTGAAAATGAACTGGACATGAAGAAAGCCCTTGAAGAGCTTAAAAAAGCAGGATGCAACGCATTGGTTGTTTATCTGGGGAATTTCGGACCTGAGACGGCTGAGACATTACTGGCCAAAGAATTCGACGGACCGGTGATGTTTGCGGCGGCAGCCGAAGAGACACAGGATAAGCTGACCGATGACCGGGGTGATGCTTACTGTGGTATGCTCAATGCCAGCTATAATTTAAAGCTTAGAAATGTAAAGGCTTATATTCCGGAATATGCGGTGGGGACTGCCGGGGAAGTAGCAGACATGATTCATGAATTTGTACCGGTGGCAAGGGCAGTGATCGGCGTGCGTAACTTAAAGATTATTTCTTTCGGTCCGAGACCACAGGATTTCCTAGCCTGCAACGCACCGATCAAGCAGCTTTATAATCTGGGAGTCGAGATTGAAGAAAATTCTGAACTGGATTTGTTTGAGTCTTTTAAGGCACATGAGGGTGATGAGAGGATTCCGGATGTTGTAAAGGACATGGAGAAGGAGCTGGGAGAGGGAAATAAAAAACCTCAGATACTGCCTAAACTTGCACAGTATGAGCTGACCCTCCTGGATTGGATCGATAAGCATAGAGGTTCCAGGAAGTATGTGGCCATTGCAGGGAAGTGCTGGCCTGCTTTTCAGACTCAGTTCGGCTTTGTTCCATGCTATGTGAACAGCAGGCTGACAGCAAAGGGAATTCCGGTGTCCTGTGAGGTGGATATTTATGGAGCTTTGAGCGAATTTATCGGCACGGCAGTCAGCGGGGATATTGTGACTCTTCTGGATATTAACAACACAGTGCCTGATGATATGTATGAGACAGAAATCAAAGATAATTATGAATACAGCCGCAGAGACGTGTTCATGGGATTCCACTGTGGAAATACGGCTTCAGAAAAGCTTTCTTTTTGCGAAATGAAAAATCAGCTGATCATGACGAGAACGCTGCCCGAGGAATCTACACAGGGAACACTGGAAGGTGATATCATACCGGGAGACATTACATTTTACCGGCTTCAGAGCACATCAGATGCAAAATTAAGAGCATATATCGCGCAGGGAGAAGTACTCCCGGTGAGGACAAGATCCTTTGGAGGGATTGGTGTTTTTGCCATACCGGAAATGGGAAGATTTTACCGTCATATACTGATAGAAAAGAACTTCCCGCATCACGGAGCAGTTGCGTTCGGACATTTTGGAAAACTTCTGTTTGAGGTATTTAAGTATCTGGGAGTGGAGCAGACGGAGCTCGATTTTAACCAGCCGAAGGGAATGCTGTATCCGTCTGAGAATCCATTTGCATAA
- the xylB gene encoding xylulokinase, with translation MYYIGLDLGTSALKLLLMSGQGEICKIISKEYPISFPKPGWSEQNPVDWWNAAVDGIRELVRDVVDKNQIKGISFGGQMHGLVVLDKDDHVIRPAILWNDGRTAEECKYLNEVVGTEKLSQYTANIAFAGFTAPKILWMQKHEPENFRKIHKIMLPKDYLAYRLSGVFCTDVSDASGMLLFDVEHKCWSEEMLNICGIKREQVADIYESYEAVGTITSEAAGELGLPQNVKIIAGAGDNAAAAIGTGTVGDGRCNVSLGTSGTIFISSKNFGVDENNALHSFAHADGHFHLMGCMLSAASCNKWWMEDIIGTKEYGKEQESVQNLGENHVFFLPYLMGERSPHNDPDARGAFIGMSMDTKRSDMTLAVLEGVAFAMRDSLEVAKSLGIDIKRTTICGGGAKSLLWRKIMANVLNLEVDIIESEEGPGYGGAILAAVGCGEYDSVEEAAKKLVKVVDTVKPDSELVKKYEKRYKIFRQIYPNLKFLYPML, from the coding sequence ATGTATTACATAGGACTTGACTTGGGGACTTCTGCACTGAAGCTGTTGTTAATGAGCGGGCAGGGTGAGATTTGTAAGATTATTTCCAAAGAGTATCCAATTTCATTTCCAAAACCAGGGTGGTCAGAACAGAACCCTGTGGACTGGTGGAATGCTGCTGTGGATGGAATACGTGAATTGGTCCGGGATGTTGTGGATAAAAATCAGATCAAGGGCATCAGCTTCGGAGGACAGATGCACGGCCTGGTCGTTTTGGACAAAGATGATCATGTCATCCGTCCCGCAATTCTGTGGAATGACGGCAGGACGGCAGAAGAATGTAAGTATCTAAATGAAGTGGTGGGCACAGAAAAATTGTCTCAGTACACTGCCAATATTGCTTTTGCAGGTTTTACCGCGCCTAAGATCTTATGGATGCAGAAACACGAGCCTGAGAATTTCAGAAAAATTCATAAAATTATGCTGCCAAAAGATTATCTTGCCTATCGTCTCTCCGGTGTGTTTTGTACTGATGTCTCAGATGCATCAGGAATGCTTCTGTTTGATGTGGAACATAAATGCTGGTCGGAAGAAATGCTGAATATCTGCGGTATAAAGAGAGAACAGGTGGCGGATATTTACGAGAGTTATGAAGCAGTGGGCACAATAACGTCTGAAGCTGCAGGAGAATTGGGACTTCCCCAAAATGTAAAAATTATAGCAGGCGCAGGGGACAATGCGGCAGCGGCCATCGGAACAGGAACCGTGGGGGACGGCAGATGTAATGTCTCCCTGGGAACATCGGGGACTATTTTTATTTCAAGTAAAAACTTCGGAGTGGATGAAAATAATGCTCTTCATTCTTTTGCACATGCGGACGGACATTTTCATTTGATGGGCTGTATGCTGAGTGCCGCATCCTGTAATAAATGGTGGATGGAAGATATTATTGGAACAAAAGAGTATGGAAAAGAGCAGGAATCTGTTCAGAATCTTGGAGAAAACCATGTGTTTTTCCTTCCATATTTGATGGGAGAACGCTCTCCGCATAATGATCCGGATGCCAGAGGGGCATTCATCGGTATGTCTATGGACACAAAGAGATCAGATATGACACTGGCAGTGTTGGAAGGTGTTGCTTTTGCAATGAGAGACTCACTGGAAGTGGCAAAATCCCTGGGAATTGATATCAAGAGAACAACGATCTGCGGAGGAGGAGCAAAGAGTCTGCTCTGGAGAAAAATCATGGCTAATGTCTTGAATCTTGAAGTTGATATTATAGAAAGCGAAGAAGGTCCGGGATATGGCGGCGCGATTCTTGCGGCAGTCGGATGCGGCGAGTACGATTCTGTGGAAGAGGCAGCAAAGAAATTGGTGAAAGTCGTGGATACAGTAAAGCCCGATTCAGAACTGGTCAAAAAGTACGAAAAACGATATAAGATTTTCAGACAGATTTATCCGAATCTGAAATTCCTTTATCCAATGCTCTGA
- a CDS encoding MATE family efflux transporter, which produces MNHKNKMETRQMFPLIVSMAVPPLISMFMQYTYNFVDCMFVSWIGEKELTAVSLAFPITTLMIAMSIWIGVGVNVLIADNLGQKNQDRADSVVTNGILLSAAMGIIVTGAVLVITKPFFSSFTDDPEIYNLAVRYMRICAFLEVSSMVHICIQKILQGTGNMIAPMWFQIAGVVLNFILDPILIFGYFGFPKMGIEGAAVSTVCGYTLSMILAFMVLILRKQKVRLKIKGFHVDFQIIKEIFVIGFPSFIMNALGAFMIYFTNIFLVVYSTTAVAFFGAYFKLQQVVIMTLNGLVQGCIPIMSYNYGAKNMPRLRQAFKYGTIIGIVLTGISIVLFWTFPEQILKIFNASDEMMTFGVPALKIMCTSYVFAAAGTMTASFMQSTRRVGFSLIINILRQLILLLPLMWILSQVIGMEGIWWSFLAAETITVFISIYLYRRYPVKFSDNPV; this is translated from the coding sequence ATGAATCATAAGAACAAGATGGAGACCAGACAGATGTTTCCGCTGATCGTATCCATGGCGGTACCTCCGCTCATATCGATGTTTATGCAGTATACATACAATTTTGTAGACTGTATGTTTGTCTCATGGATTGGGGAGAAGGAATTGACTGCCGTGTCTCTGGCCTTTCCAATTACAACCCTGATGATTGCAATGTCCATATGGATCGGTGTGGGTGTTAATGTACTGATTGCAGATAATCTTGGTCAGAAGAATCAGGACAGGGCAGACAGTGTTGTAACAAATGGCATATTGCTCTCAGCTGCTATGGGAATTATCGTTACCGGCGCTGTGCTAGTGATAACAAAACCCTTTTTTTCATCATTTACAGACGATCCGGAAATATATAATTTAGCCGTTCGCTACATGAGGATTTGTGCTTTTTTGGAAGTTTCCAGTATGGTACATATATGTATACAAAAGATTCTTCAGGGAACAGGAAATATGATCGCGCCTATGTGGTTTCAGATTGCGGGAGTTGTATTAAACTTTATACTTGATCCCATTCTTATATTTGGTTATTTTGGTTTTCCTAAAATGGGAATTGAAGGGGCTGCTGTGTCAACTGTATGCGGATATACGCTATCCATGATTTTAGCCTTTATGGTACTTATTTTGCGAAAGCAAAAGGTCAGGCTGAAAATAAAGGGATTTCATGTTGACTTCCAGATAATAAAAGAAATTTTTGTGATCGGATTCCCATCCTTTATCATGAATGCCCTGGGAGCATTTATGATTTACTTTACAAATATATTTCTTGTTGTATATTCCACGACTGCAGTGGCATTTTTCGGGGCATATTTTAAACTGCAGCAAGTTGTCATTATGACGTTAAACGGTCTTGTACAAGGGTGTATACCGATTATGAGTTATAATTATGGTGCAAAAAATATGCCAAGGCTTCGTCAGGCATTTAAATATGGAACCATAATAGGAATTGTCCTTACAGGTATCAGTATTGTTCTGTTTTGGACATTTCCGGAACAGATATTAAAGATTTTTAATGCATCCGATGAAATGATGACATTTGGAGTGCCTGCATTAAAAATTATGTGTACAAGTTATGTATTTGCCGCGGCGGGCACAATGACTGCATCGTTTATGCAGTCGACCAGGAGAGTTGGATTCAGCCTTATCATCAATATATTAAGGCAGCTGATACTTCTGCTGCCATTGATGTGGATTCTTTCACAGGTTATTGGTATGGAAGGAATCTGGTGGTCTTTTTTAGCTGCAGAAACGATAACTGTATTCATAAGCATTTACCTATATAGAAGATATCCGGTAAAATTCTCGGATAACCCTGTATAG
- a CDS encoding diaminopimelate dehydrogenase produces the protein MSIRIGILGYGNLGRGVECAIRQNPDMELAAVFTRRNPEDVTILTKSAAVCSVANAADWKDKIDVMILCGGSATDLPVQTPEYASIFNVVDSFDTHAKIPEHFANVDKAAKEGGNVGIISVGWDPGMFSLNRMYANAILPEGKDYTFWGRGVSQGHSDAIRRIDGVKDGKQYTIPVETALEAVRNGEDPELTTREKHTRECFVVLEEGADASKIEAEIKNMPNYFADYDTTVHFISEEELKRDHSSIPHGGFVLRSGKTGWENENKHLIEYSLKLDSNPEFTSSVIVSYARAAYRLAKEGQTGCKTVFDIAPAYLSEKTGEELRKELL, from the coding sequence ATGAGTATACGTATAGGTATTTTAGGTTATGGAAATCTCGGGCGCGGTGTGGAATGTGCCATCCGTCAGAATCCGGATATGGAACTTGCAGCAGTTTTCACAAGAAGAAATCCAGAAGATGTAACAATCCTCACAAAGTCGGCTGCTGTGTGCAGTGTAGCCAATGCGGCAGACTGGAAGGATAAAATTGATGTCATGATCCTGTGCGGCGGCAGTGCCACAGATCTTCCGGTACAGACGCCGGAATATGCCTCTATATTCAATGTTGTGGACAGTTTTGATACACATGCGAAAATTCCGGAGCATTTTGCTAATGTTGATAAAGCCGCAAAAGAAGGCGGAAACGTAGGGATTATTTCCGTGGGATGGGACCCGGGAATGTTTTCTTTAAACAGAATGTATGCGAATGCCATCCTTCCGGAAGGAAAAGATTATACATTTTGGGGCAGAGGAGTAAGCCAGGGACATTCAGACGCAATCCGCCGGATCGATGGAGTAAAAGACGGAAAGCAGTATACCATTCCCGTAGAAACAGCACTTGAAGCAGTGAGAAACGGAGAGGACCCAGAACTCACAACCCGTGAGAAACATACAAGAGAGTGTTTTGTCGTGCTGGAAGAAGGAGCAGACGCATCTAAAATAGAGGCAGAGATCAAAAATATGCCGAATTATTTTGCAGACTACGATACAACTGTTCATTTTATCAGTGAAGAAGAATTAAAAAGAGACCACAGCAGTATTCCTCACGGAGGATTCGTTCTGCGAAGCGGAAAGACCGGATGGGAAAACGAAAATAAGCATCTGATTGAATATAGTTTGAAGCTGGACTCCAATCCTGAATTTACATCCAGTGTCATTGTGTCTTATGCGAGGGCCGCTTACAGACTTGCCAAAGAGGGACAGACGGGATGCAAAACTGTTTTTGATATTGCACCTGCATACCTGAGTGAGAAAACAGGAGAAGAACTGCGCAAAGAATTATTATAA
- a CDS encoding transaldolase family protein translates to MLILIDDADLTKIGELYAKYPYDGVTTNPTILGKTGNPDPMDQLKKIRALIPEEAMLHAQVLSTETDDMVKEAKHMVDAIGGNMYIKVPVTANGLKAISILSKEGINVTATAIYGVIPAFMAAKAGAKFLAPYVNRLDNLGYNGVQISKDIHTMVKAAGYDAEVLGASFKNSQQVLEMGKFGIGSVTVNPDTLKTLAFNQVAEGAVKDFIRDFENCCGEGKTMLDF, encoded by the coding sequence ATGTTAATTTTAATTGACGACGCAGACTTAACAAAAATCGGGGAACTCTATGCAAAATATCCTTATGACGGAGTCACCACCAATCCTACGATTTTAGGCAAGACAGGAAATCCTGATCCTATGGATCAATTAAAGAAAATCCGTGCTTTGATTCCGGAAGAAGCGATGCTTCATGCACAGGTACTTTCAACAGAGACCGACGACATGGTAAAAGAAGCAAAACATATGGTTGATGCCATCGGCGGCAACATGTACATTAAAGTACCCGTAACCGCAAATGGATTAAAAGCGATTTCTATCCTGAGCAAAGAGGGAATCAATGTAACCGCAACCGCTATTTACGGTGTAATACCTGCATTCATGGCGGCCAAAGCTGGAGCTAAGTTCCTCGCTCCTTATGTAAACCGCCTGGACAACTTAGGATACAATGGTGTGCAGATTTCAAAAGATATTCATACGATGGTCAAGGCTGCAGGATATGATGCGGAAGTTCTCGGTGCTTCTTTCAAAAACTCTCAGCAGGTTCTTGAAATGGGCAAGTTCGGTATCGGATCTGTCACAGTCAATCCGGATACTTTAAAAACCCTCGCATTCAATCAGGTTGCTGAAGGTGCCGTAAAAGACTTCATCCGCGACTTTGAAAACTGCTGTGGTGAAGGAAAGACTATGCTTGATTTCTAA
- a CDS encoding PTS sugar transporter subunit IIA, producing the protein MNKIFNADNIVLNKRLRNKEDAIDVAGKVLVEQGYVDPKYVECMHKREEVISTYIGNNVAIPHGIDGSEKYIKESGISFIQVPEGVKYGDDTVYIVMGVAGKDGTHLDILMKLSEVICEEENIKKLKEAQTKEEILDIIGDLTV; encoded by the coding sequence ATGAATAAGATTTTCAACGCAGACAACATTGTTTTAAACAAACGCCTCCGGAATAAGGAAGACGCTATTGACGTGGCGGGTAAAGTTCTGGTGGAACAGGGCTATGTAGATCCAAAATATGTAGAATGTATGCACAAAAGAGAAGAAGTCATCTCTACTTACATCGGCAATAACGTAGCTATCCCTCATGGTATCGACGGTTCCGAAAAGTACATAAAAGAATCCGGTATATCCTTTATTCAGGTACCGGAGGGGGTGAAATACGGCGATGACACCGTATACATCGTTATGGGTGTCGCAGGAAAAGACGGAACCCACCTGGACATCCTTATGAAGCTCTCTGAAGTAATCTGTGAAGAGGAAAATATCAAAAAATTAAAAGAAGCACAGACCAAAGAAGAAATCCTGGACATCATCGGCGACCTGACCGTTTAA
- a CDS encoding BglG family transcription antiterminator produces MVISDRAKEIIEYLLDATGYVRVSEIAKELGVTERTVYREMPEINNIMESCDLKLESQSGRGMQIYGSLYNMKRLESLFEESKVEQTYTAKERNDLILLILLHENDYVKTQSLAIDLNTSTQTIRNSLHQLQNFLENDDITLITKRSEGVILKGKEISKRHLLISILLRNIPLDNFFDWMKNKKYKSCAFINLLIQWDYEDTLSVIYDFLDPLISKKRLNVSDKEFQEFLFLLCIFIKRHSLADEKGDELKLSVDIPNPEQELYKSIKHLLEHKFHIKLYDTELNYFNWMINLYTGRTHYHVANDSSILKQLDLVTQLIARVEERFGFPYSEDENLAENLMLHINMALERIRSGMNVSNPLNDDIYQSHPKLYDIVKQSFIEVFNHTSVPVPDDEIGYIVIYFIASMEYLTKQSIEVLVVCASGMGSSKMLRSRLEREFAEIGVEKIISLHKLSDEDLSRYDLIISTVPLDLADDKYICVSPLLNDRDKEETRKRIKHLNKKGEHHE; encoded by the coding sequence ATGGTTATTTCTGACCGCGCAAAAGAAATTATCGAATATCTGCTGGATGCAACCGGTTATGTGAGGGTTTCAGAGATTGCAAAGGAACTGGGCGTCACAGAACGCACTGTTTACCGTGAAATGCCCGAAATCAACAACATCATGGAATCCTGTGATTTAAAGCTGGAATCACAGTCCGGCAGGGGAATGCAGATCTATGGCTCCCTGTATAATATGAAACGTCTGGAGTCCCTCTTTGAGGAATCCAAAGTAGAACAGACTTATACCGCAAAAGAACGAAATGATCTGATACTCCTCATCCTTCTCCACGAGAATGATTATGTAAAGACTCAGTCACTGGCCATCGATCTGAATACATCTACACAGACGATCAGAAATAGTCTGCACCAGCTGCAGAATTTCCTTGAAAATGATGATATCACCTTGATTACAAAACGCAGTGAAGGTGTTATACTAAAAGGGAAAGAAATATCCAAACGTCACCTGTTAATCAGTATACTTCTGAGAAATATTCCTCTGGATAATTTCTTTGACTGGATGAAAAACAAAAAATATAAAAGCTGTGCCTTTATCAATCTGCTGATTCAATGGGATTATGAAGACACATTATCTGTCATCTATGATTTTCTGGACCCGCTGATTTCAAAAAAGAGACTTAATGTATCCGATAAAGAATTTCAGGAGTTTTTATTCCTCCTGTGTATTTTTATCAAAAGGCATTCTCTTGCAGATGAGAAAGGGGACGAGTTAAAGCTCTCGGTGGATATACCAAATCCTGAGCAGGAGCTTTACAAAAGTATCAAACACCTGCTGGAACATAAGTTTCATATTAAGCTCTATGATACAGAGCTTAACTACTTCAACTGGATGATCAACCTGTATACAGGACGCACTCACTACCATGTCGCAAATGATTCCAGCATTTTAAAACAGCTGGATCTGGTCACCCAGCTGATTGCCAGAGTAGAGGAACGGTTTGGTTTCCCATACAGCGAAGATGAGAACCTTGCCGAGAATCTTATGCTTCACATCAATATGGCTCTGGAACGGATCAGAAGCGGGATGAACGTATCCAATCCGCTCAATGACGATATTTATCAGTCCCATCCAAAGCTTTATGATATTGTGAAGCAGAGTTTTATAGAAGTTTTTAATCACACCTCCGTACCGGTGCCGGATGATGAAATAGGATATATCGTCATCTACTTTATTGCATCGATGGAGTATCTGACTAAACAGTCCATTGAAGTCCTGGTCGTCTGTGCCTCAGGCATGGGTTCATCCAAGATGTTAAGAAGCCGTCTGGAGCGGGAATTTGCAGAGATCGGCGTGGAGAAGATCATCTCTCTCCATAAGCTCTCCGATGAAGACCTTTCCCGCTACGATCTGATTATTTCCACAGTACCGCTGGATTTAGCCGACGATAAGTACATCTGTGTATCCCCGCTGCTCAACGACAGGGACAAGGAAGAAACCAGAAAACGCATCAAACACCTCAATAAAAAAGGAGAACATCATGAATAA
- a CDS encoding mannitol dehydrogenase yields the protein MKAVMYGAGNIGRGFIGALLSQTGYEVVFVDVNDDVVNTINRDKTYPQEIVGENGKTVWIENIRAVDGKDTSTVSDEIASANLLATSVGVTVLEKIIPVICEGLTRRWDKDPDNTLDLLICENLMDANEFLYERIKDTLPDRHKKTLDESLGLVETSIGRMVPVMTEAMKKGDPLRICVEEYDYLPVDRAAFKGPIPDYEKIVPFSPFSFYLERKLYIHNMAHAVTAFLGGIKGYTYIDESIGDIYIRKLVEGAMIESAMMISKKYHVEFSELKAHIDDLLFRFQNPDLHDTVERVGREPIRKLKPKDRLVGALRGCEQEGILPVYLSFSIAAALYNITDASAHELLNETCQISSDEPCGSYIMAFYEKLKNSPKDFASILKMIDRQYNEIRGPVI from the coding sequence ATGAAAGCAGTTATGTATGGGGCAGGCAATATCGGACGGGGCTTTATCGGTGCCCTACTCTCACAGACCGGCTATGAAGTCGTATTTGTGGATGTAAATGATGACGTTGTAAATACCATTAACAGAGATAAAACTTATCCCCAGGAAATTGTAGGTGAAAACGGAAAAACTGTCTGGATAGAAAACATACGGGCCGTTGACGGAAAAGATACTTCCACTGTCAGTGACGAAATCGCATCTGCGAACCTTCTGGCTACTTCCGTGGGTGTCACTGTACTCGAAAAGATCATTCCGGTTATCTGTGAGGGTCTCACCAGACGCTGGGACAAAGATCCTGACAACACTCTGGATCTTTTGATCTGTGAAAATCTAATGGATGCCAATGAATTTTTATATGAAAGAATCAAAGACACACTGCCTGACAGACATAAAAAAACTTTGGATGAAAGCCTTGGACTTGTAGAAACTTCCATCGGCCGTATGGTGCCTGTAATGACAGAAGCCATGAAAAAAGGTGATCCTCTCCGGATCTGTGTGGAAGAGTATGATTATCTTCCGGTTGACCGGGCTGCTTTTAAAGGGCCAATTCCTGACTATGAAAAAATAGTCCCTTTCAGCCCTTTTTCTTTTTATCTGGAACGAAAGCTGTACATCCATAACATGGCCCATGCTGTTACCGCATTTCTGGGAGGAATAAAGGGATATACATATATTGACGAAAGTATTGGTGATATCTATATACGAAAGCTGGTGGAAGGTGCTATGATAGAAAGTGCCATGATGATCTCAAAAAAATATCATGTAGAATTTTCAGAGCTGAAAGCTCACATAGATGATCTGCTGTTCCGGTTCCAAAACCCTGATCTCCATGATACCGTGGAACGTGTGGGAAGGGAACCGATCCGAAAATTAAAGCCGAAGGATCGCCTGGTTGGGGCACTGCGCGGCTGTGAACAGGAAGGTATTCTCCCTGTTTATCTGTCTTTTTCCATAGCAGCTGCCCTATATAATATAACGGATGCTTCCGCTCACGAGCTTTTAAATGAAACATGCCAAATTTCATCCGATGAACCCTGCGGCAGCTATATCATGGCATTTTATGAAAAGTTGAAAAATTCACCCAAAGATTTTGCATCTATTTTAAAGATGATTGACAGACAATATAATGAAATCAGAGGGCCCGTTATTTAA
- a CDS encoding PTS mannitol transporter subunit IICB, giving the protein MEHEKTTFSQKLQKFGAFLAGMVIPNIGAFIGFGLITAFFLETGWTPNAKLANLISPILNSLLPILIGHTGGKMVGGDRGGVIGALVTVGAIVAVPGTPMFLAAMILGPASGWCIKKFDAAVDGKIPGGFEMIVNNFSLGIIGGILCCVAYLVFGPVMDTVTQVLTNGVNWIVSHNVLPLSAIFVEPAKVLFLNNALDHGIFGPIGYEQVKTLGHSALFLLVPNPGTGLGLLLAYWFFGKGEMKEAAPGMILIHFFGGIHEVYFPYVLANPLTIIGMIAGGIAGTGTFTLLNVGTVATPSPGSIFSVLALSPKSSMIGVIAGVAISCAVSFVINAFFVKRMVAKGKGEASLGPSVIPKEAMGSSASSTSDAVTNDASLGVAGLDLTNVKKIVVACDAGMGSSAMSAAALKKKVKAADLPVEVINTAISKIPDDTDLVITHKELTGTAKAAQPNKQHLSITNYLQAPEYDELVERLKNR; this is encoded by the coding sequence ATGGAACATGAAAAAACAACATTCTCCCAGAAGCTTCAGAAGTTCGGAGCATTTCTGGCCGGAATGGTTATCCCAAATATCGGCGCGTTCATCGGATTCGGTTTGATCACCGCATTCTTCCTTGAAACAGGCTGGACACCAAATGCAAAGCTTGCAAACCTGATCAGCCCGATTCTTAATTCACTGCTTCCTATCCTGATCGGTCACACCGGAGGTAAAATGGTCGGAGGAGACCGCGGAGGCGTCATTGGTGCCTTAGTAACGGTCGGTGCCATCGTCGCAGTACCGGGAACTCCTATGTTCCTCGCAGCCATGATCTTAGGTCCTGCATCCGGATGGTGCATTAAGAAGTTCGATGCAGCGGTAGACGGAAAGATCCCCGGCGGATTTGAAATGATCGTCAACAATTTTTCTTTAGGTATCATCGGCGGTATTCTCTGCTGTGTAGCTTACCTTGTCTTCGGTCCTGTCATGGATACCGTGACCCAGGTACTCACAAACGGAGTAAACTGGATTGTATCCCACAATGTACTTCCCCTTTCTGCAATTTTTGTAGAACCTGCAAAAGTACTATTCTTAAATAACGCTTTAGACCACGGTATTTTTGGACCAATCGGTTACGAGCAGGTTAAAACTTTAGGACATTCAGCATTGTTTTTATTAGTTCCTAACCCAGGTACCGGTCTCGGACTCCTGCTTGCTTACTGGTTCTTCGGAAAAGGCGAGATGAAAGAAGCCGCTCCCGGAATGATTCTTATTCATTTCTTTGGCGGTATCCATGAAGTTTATTTCCCATATGTATTAGCCAATCCTCTCACAATCATCGGTATGATCGCGGGTGGTATCGCAGGTACCGGTACATTTACGCTTCTGAATGTGGGAACCGTTGCAACACCTTCTCCGGGCAGTATTTTCTCAGTCCTGGCACTGTCGCCCAAGAGTTCTATGATCGGTGTCATTGCAGGTGTGGCAATCTCCTGTGCCGTGTCTTTTGTGATCAACGCCTTCTTTGTAAAACGAATGGTGGCAAAAGGAAAGGGAGAAGCTTCTTTAGGTCCTTCTGTCATTCCAAAAGAAGCTATGGGCTCCAGTGCTTCCAGTACATCTGATGCCGTGACAAATGATGCTTCTCTCGGTGTTGCAGGCTTAGATCTTACAAATGTAAAGAAGATTGTCGTTGCCTGTGATGCGGGTATGGGATCCAGTGCAATGTCTGCTGCTGCATTAAAGAAAAAAGTAAAAGCGGCTGACCTCCCGGTTGAAGTCATCAACACCGCGATCTCCAAGATTCCGGATGACACAGACTTGGTCATCACTCACAAAGAGCTGACAGGTACTGCAAAAGCAGCTCAGCCTAACAAGCAGCATTTATCGATTACAAACTATCTTCAGGCTCCGGAATATGACGAACTCGTAGAACGTTTAAAGAACCGTTAA